A single region of the Acidobacteriota bacterium genome encodes:
- a CDS encoding carboxypeptidase regulatory-like domain-containing protein yields MCLLLIVSFTQTNFAQQPEIASARTGAITGRVLNDEGAPVAGATVSLGMVTNTPQTGRTATTDAEGNFVFRDLPARSYRLFAAQPGYVTDFDSVNAAFYHIGDNVTVNLVKGSVITGRVLNGVGEPVIAATVSAQRVRDPEGKPSQVSFSSARPAQTDDRGVYRIYGLMPGSYIVVVNSGAGFTTFRASPYDGDSPVYYPAATRDTASEVQVAAGATASGIDIRYRSEPGHIISGKLTGAVESARGSVSVNVTLRQAGSGNVVANGFGDAAGATQTYNLRGVADGDYEITATRFDNENGAAATPRRITVRGGDLTGVDLVLNPLATLAGRVVLEPADPANAEAGKCNPKRPPALEEVTLRLQRDEARPPENLFPGFSASDAAPDEKGDFKLVNLAPGRFRLVPALPTDAWYVKALTTAAAIPASAARRAATPVGSAAAAAPAITAAVGAVTLKAGDRQAGATVTLASGAAALQGQLIGKDNAKSAARLRVHLVPAETASAEDLLRYRESLSRADGAFEFKHLAPGKYWLLARPLADDESSERAPRPAAWDSAERAKLRREAEAAKQEVSLTTCQRAADFKLQFTAPVRVR; encoded by the coding sequence TTGTGTTTACTGCTGATTGTTTCGTTCACGCAAACCAACTTCGCCCAACAACCCGAAATTGCTTCGGCACGCACCGGCGCGATCACCGGGCGCGTCTTGAACGATGAAGGCGCGCCGGTCGCGGGCGCTACGGTCAGCCTCGGCATGGTCACCAACACACCGCAAACCGGGCGCACGGCGACGACCGATGCCGAGGGCAATTTCGTCTTCCGCGATTTGCCCGCGCGTTCTTATCGCCTGTTTGCCGCGCAGCCGGGATACGTCACCGATTTCGATTCGGTCAACGCCGCCTTCTATCACATCGGTGACAACGTCACGGTCAATCTGGTCAAGGGCAGCGTCATCACTGGGCGCGTGCTCAATGGCGTGGGCGAACCGGTCATCGCGGCGACGGTGAGCGCGCAACGCGTGCGCGATCCCGAAGGCAAACCCTCGCAAGTCAGCTTCAGTTCGGCGCGGCCCGCCCAAACCGATGATCGCGGCGTTTATCGCATCTACGGATTGATGCCCGGTTCATACATCGTCGTCGTCAACAGCGGCGCGGGGTTCACGACGTTTCGGGCCTCGCCCTATGATGGCGACTCGCCGGTCTATTACCCCGCCGCGACGCGCGACACGGCCAGCGAAGTGCAGGTGGCCGCCGGCGCGACGGCCAGCGGCATTGACATCCGTTATCGCAGCGAACCCGGCCACATCATCAGCGGCAAACTGACGGGCGCGGTCGAATCAGCGCGCGGCTCTGTCAGTGTGAACGTGACCCTGCGGCAAGCGGGCAGCGGCAATGTCGTCGCCAATGGTTTCGGCGATGCGGCGGGCGCGACGCAAACGTACAACCTGCGCGGCGTTGCGGATGGCGACTATGAGATCACCGCCACACGCTTCGACAACGAGAACGGCGCGGCAGCCACTCCACGTCGTATCACCGTGCGCGGTGGCGATCTGACCGGGGTGGATTTGGTGTTGAATCCGCTCGCCACCTTGGCGGGTCGCGTCGTGCTGGAACCGGCTGATCCGGCCAATGCCGAAGCTGGGAAATGCAATCCCAAACGTCCGCCAGCGTTGGAAGAAGTCACGCTGCGTTTGCAGCGCGATGAAGCCCGACCGCCCGAAAATCTTTTTCCCGGCTTCAGCGCGAGCGATGCCGCGCCTGATGAAAAGGGCGATTTCAAACTGGTCAATCTCGCGCCGGGCCGCTTTCGCCTCGTGCCCGCGCTGCCGACGGATGCCTGGTATGTCAAAGCGCTAACCACTGCTGCCGCTATCCCGGCCAGCGCCGCGCGCCGCGCCGCGACACCGGTCGGGTCAGCCGCCGCCGCTGCTCCGGCCATCACCGCTGCCGTGGGTGCGGTGACGCTCAAAGCGGGCGACCGGCAAGCTGGTGCGACCGTCACGCTGGCGAGCGGCGCGGCGGCGTTGCAAGGGCAACTCATTGGCAAAGACAACGCGAAAAGCGCCGCGCGGTTGCGCGTACATCTCGTGCCTGCTGAAACTGCCTCTGCCGAAGACCTGCTGCGCTACCGCGAAAGTCTGTCGCGCGCCGATGGCGCGTTTGAATTCAAACACCTCGCGCCCGGCAAATACTGGCTGTTGGCGCGCCCGCTCGCCGATGATGAATCGAGCGAACGCGCCCCACGTCCCGCCGCCTGGGACAGTGCCGAACGCGCGAAATTGCGCCGCGAGGCCGAAGCCGCCAAACAAGAGGTCAGCCTGACCACTTGTCAACGCGCGGCGGATTTCAAATTGCAATTCACGGCTCCGGTCAGAGTGCGGTAA
- a CDS encoding response regulator transcription factor, protein MRILLVEDEPGAAQMLALGLREQTYAVDVAADGEAALWQVHDNDYDLILLDVMLPRKDGFAVCRELRAAGVATPVLMLTARDAVQDRIAGLDHGADDYLTKPFDFHELLARVRALLRRGPALLPDILRVADLAVETRARRVSRAGRRVELTAKEYALLEYLTRRAGQVVTRAEIAEHVWDESFDPFSNLIEVYVQRLRRRIDEGHALKLIRTRRGEGYLLTAEAEESGVGHG, encoded by the coding sequence GTGCGAATCCTCTTGGTCGAAGATGAACCCGGTGCGGCGCAGATGCTGGCGCTCGGCCTGCGCGAACAGACTTACGCCGTGGATGTGGCGGCGGATGGCGAGGCCGCGCTTTGGCAGGTGCACGACAACGATTACGATTTGATCCTGCTGGATGTCATGCTGCCGCGCAAAGACGGCTTTGCCGTGTGCCGCGAATTGCGCGCGGCGGGCGTGGCGACGCCGGTGCTGATGCTGACGGCGCGGGACGCCGTGCAGGATCGCATCGCGGGGTTGGATCACGGGGCCGACGATTATTTGACCAAGCCTTTCGACTTTCACGAATTGCTGGCGCGGGTGCGGGCGTTGTTGCGGCGCGGCCCGGCGCTGCTGCCTGATATTTTGCGCGTGGCCGATCTGGCCGTCGAAACGCGCGCGCGCCGCGTCAGCCGCGCGGGACGGCGCGTGGAATTGACCGCCAAAGAATATGCGCTGTTGGAATATCTGACGCGCCGCGCCGGGCAGGTCGTCACGCGCGCCGAGATTGCCGAACACGTCTGGGATGAATCGTTCGATCCTTTCTCCAACTTGATCGAAGTCTATGTCCAACGCTTGCGCCGCCGGATTGATGAGGGCCACGCGCTCAAATTGATCCGCACGCGGCGCGGCGAAGGCTATCTCTTAACGGCGGAAGCCGAAGAAAGCGGTGTCGGTCATGGTTGA
- a CDS encoding carboxypeptidase regulatory-like domain-containing protein, with amino-acid sequence MPKLFLRLACLSLLLLNANPSFAQTPTPAPQPLNCSISGRVTVAGKPLVNARVTLLEANATRPDLVANGQAGDFSVKTVTDADGRYQLRDLPQGKYAVRALSSAYVLGAAERYDPWSQQAGGRLVTLEAGEQRTEVDLEFVRGGVITGRLTDARGKPVIEEGIHLIEMRDPQRPDYAQGSSTIIGDQTDDRGVYRLFGIPAGRYAVAVGMGVVKSEHNNLEFRGRLTRALVFYPGVPSLDKAKIIAVNEGDELTGIDFKLADEAQAETVAVTGHVIEAENGKPVPKVSLLLESKESADTPRDSRIAQTDAEGEFRFTELKAGGYTLGYSQAYQTSKATAVADGFYGESLSFTVGAEAVNGLELRLQRAASVSGVVVVEGQATSGDEQLMPYGISVMPVYEELSEEERNKNRRELNYAQATLGATGQFKLTGLRPGRVQLQLVSVTDRPGRFMMRRIERNGAPVSGILEIGAAQQLTGLRISVVRGTGRLRGQVELVGALPAGYRMQVDVLAEEFKRRLNSGEETMISGGDPRQGSASVDEAGRFLIEELLPGTYELRFMAWPPPSQRDLPMLNDEMTQQVSVNAEGTTTVTVKVDFTRKRPQ; translated from the coding sequence ATGCCAAAACTTTTCCTACGGCTGGCCTGCCTCAGCTTGTTACTGCTCAACGCCAATCCCTCTTTCGCGCAGACCCCAACACCCGCGCCCCAACCACTCAATTGTTCGATCAGTGGCCGGGTAACCGTGGCCGGTAAACCGCTGGTCAATGCGCGCGTCACGTTGCTGGAAGCCAACGCGACGCGGCCTGATTTGGTGGCGAACGGCCAGGCGGGCGACTTTTCCGTCAAGACCGTGACCGATGCCGACGGGCGCTATCAGTTGCGCGACTTGCCGCAAGGGAAATATGCCGTGCGCGCCTTGTCGTCGGCCTATGTGCTGGGGGCGGCAGAGCGCTACGATCCCTGGTCGCAGCAAGCGGGCGGGCGGCTTGTGACGCTCGAAGCGGGCGAGCAGCGCACGGAGGTTGATTTGGAATTCGTGCGCGGCGGCGTCATCACAGGCCGCCTCACCGACGCGCGCGGCAAGCCGGTGATTGAGGAAGGCATTCACTTGATTGAAATGCGCGATCCCCAGCGGCCCGATTATGCCCAGGGTAGTTCGACGATCATCGGCGACCAAACCGATGATCGCGGCGTGTATCGGCTCTTCGGCATTCCGGCGGGGCGCTACGCCGTGGCGGTTGGCATGGGCGTCGTCAAATCTGAGCACAACAATCTGGAATTCAGAGGGAGGTTGACGCGCGCGCTGGTTTTCTATCCCGGCGTGCCGTCGTTGGATAAGGCCAAGATCATTGCGGTGAACGAGGGCGACGAACTGACCGGAATTGATTTCAAACTGGCGGACGAAGCGCAAGCCGAGACCGTGGCTGTGACGGGGCATGTGATCGAGGCCGAGAACGGCAAACCTGTGCCGAAAGTAAGCCTTTTGCTGGAGAGCAAAGAAAGCGCCGACACGCCGCGTGATAGTCGCATTGCCCAAACGGATGCCGAAGGCGAGTTCCGCTTCACCGAGTTGAAGGCGGGCGGTTACACCTTGGGATATTCGCAAGCTTATCAAACGTCAAAAGCCACTGCCGTTGCTGACGGCTTTTATGGCGAAAGCCTGAGCTTTACCGTCGGCGCTGAAGCAGTCAATGGATTGGAATTGCGCTTGCAGCGCGCGGCTTCAGTGAGCGGCGTGGTGGTGGTGGAAGGACAAGCGACTTCCGGCGACGAGCAGTTGATGCCCTATGGCATCAGTGTAATGCCAGTCTATGAGGAATTGTCCGAAGAAGAGCGCAACAAAAACCGCAGGGAACTGAACTATGCCCAGGCGACGCTTGGGGCCACAGGTCAATTCAAACTGACCGGCTTGCGTCCGGGGCGTGTGCAGTTGCAGTTGGTAAGTGTGACGGACAGGCCGGGCCGCTTTATGATGCGGCGGATCGAACGGAATGGCGCGCCTGTCAGTGGCATCCTTGAAATCGGCGCGGCCCAGCAGTTGACCGGGTTGCGCATCAGCGTCGTGCGCGGCACAGGCCGATTGCGCGGGCAAGTCGAATTGGTCGGCGCCTTGCCAGCGGGCTATCGAATGCAAGTGGATGTGCTGGCAGAAGAATTCAAGCGCCGCCTCAATAGCGGTGAAGAGACGATGATCAGCGGAGGCGACCCCCGGCAGGGGAGTGCCAGCGTGGACGAGGCCGGGCGCTTTCTGATTGAAGAATTGCTGCCGGGTACTTACGAACTACGATTCATGGCCTGGCCGCCGCCGTCTCAGCGCGACCTGCCTATGTTGAATGATGAAATGACACAGCAGGTTTCGGTCAACGCCGAGGGCACGACAACCGTCACCGTCAAGGTGGATTTCACACGCAAACGTCCGCAATGA
- a CDS encoding carboxypeptidase regulatory-like domain-containing protein — protein MKHALLALFAMFSGLLCGVPLVAQTPSPTPAAAARSGTISGRVLGEDGAPAAFVTVTAYVTGVRQSNSRAVLTDAEGNFSLRDLVPGSYRLNASAPGYVSNNDPAEASTYHLGDTVTLNLVKGGVITGRVTTGTGEPVIALQVSALRTRDAEGKAVPLSYSGHPAFTDDNGVYRIYGLRAGSYLVIANEQGFFFSSMASAFDGDVPVYYPSSTRDTASEVPVTHGSSASGIDLRYRGEAGRVISGKVSGVVEAGNSISITNVSISLRQLASGQQVANGSSMPQAGAAVFELRGIPDGDYEIMAAFYDRVKFAASPWRRVQVRGTDVTGVDLTLTPLASVTGRVVLEAAAPNVKADEQAAQKCTPKRQDALEEVLLRLQRDEGKPGESALTSFVSAEAAPDGKGAFTLNSLQAGRYRMLLSLPSEAWYAKAITLGSAPVAAAPGRRSTVEPNSGGSNLFTLKTGDNLAGVTITLAVGAAALRGQVVSGPDNGKVTAHVRVHLLPAEAAAAEDLLRYAETLAHGDGTFQFKNLAPGKYWLLARLLGEDESRERPTRPLAWDATERARLRREAEAAKQEVELSACQTLADFKLQFTAAGRPR, from the coding sequence ATGAAACATGCGCTGCTTGCCCTGTTTGCCATGTTTAGTGGACTCCTCTGCGGTGTCCCTTTGGTCGCCCAAACGCCCAGCCCAACCCCCGCCGCAGCCGCACGCAGCGGCACAATCAGTGGTCGTGTATTGGGCGAAGATGGCGCGCCCGCCGCTTTTGTCACGGTGACGGCCTATGTGACGGGCGTGCGGCAATCCAACTCGCGCGCGGTGCTCACCGATGCGGAAGGCAATTTCAGCTTGCGTGATTTGGTGCCGGGCAGCTACCGGCTGAATGCTTCCGCGCCGGGTTATGTCTCCAACAATGACCCGGCGGAGGCGAGCACCTATCACCTCGGCGACACGGTCACGCTCAATCTCGTCAAAGGCGGCGTCATCACGGGCCGCGTCACGACGGGCACCGGCGAACCGGTGATTGCCCTGCAAGTCTCAGCCTTGCGCACGCGCGATGCCGAGGGGAAAGCGGTGCCGCTGAGTTATAGCGGACACCCGGCCTTCACTGATGATAACGGCGTCTACCGGATTTATGGGTTGCGCGCCGGTTCGTATCTGGTCATCGCCAATGAACAGGGTTTTTTCTTCAGCAGTATGGCGTCGGCTTTCGATGGCGATGTGCCGGTGTATTACCCCTCGTCAACACGCGACACCGCCAGCGAAGTGCCAGTGACGCACGGCAGCAGCGCCAGCGGTATTGACCTGCGTTATCGCGGCGAAGCCGGTCGCGTCATCAGCGGCAAAGTTTCTGGCGTGGTCGAAGCGGGCAATAGCATTAGCATCACCAATGTATCTATTTCATTGCGGCAACTCGCCAGCGGCCAGCAAGTGGCGAATGGTTCATCCATGCCCCAAGCCGGAGCCGCCGTGTTTGAACTGCGCGGCATCCCCGATGGCGATTATGAAATCATGGCCGCGTTTTACGACCGGGTGAAATTTGCCGCTTCGCCCTGGCGGCGCGTGCAAGTGCGCGGCACAGATGTCACGGGTGTTGATCTCACCTTGACGCCGCTCGCTTCGGTGACGGGTCGCGTCGTGTTGGAAGCCGCCGCGCCAAATGTAAAAGCAGATGAGCAGGCGGCGCAGAAGTGCACGCCGAAACGGCAGGACGCGCTCGAAGAAGTGCTGCTGCGCTTGCAACGCGATGAAGGCAAGCCCGGTGAAAGCGCGCTGACGAGCTTTGTTTCTGCCGAGGCTGCGCCTGACGGCAAGGGCGCTTTCACGCTGAATAGCTTGCAAGCGGGCCGCTATCGCATGCTTTTGAGCTTGCCGAGCGAAGCCTGGTATGCCAAAGCCATCACGCTGGGAAGCGCGCCGGTGGCAGCCGCACCCGGACGCCGGTCAACGGTTGAGCCGAACAGCGGCGGCAGCAATTTGTTCACGCTCAAAACGGGCGACAACCTGGCCGGCGTCACGATCACGCTGGCGGTGGGGGCGGCGGCCTTGCGCGGACAGGTTGTCAGCGGCCCGGACAATGGCAAAGTCACCGCCCACGTGCGCGTGCATTTGCTGCCGGCAGAGGCTGCTGCCGCCGAAGACCTGTTGCGTTACGCCGAAACGCTGGCGCATGGCGATGGCACGTTTCAATTCAAAAATCTGGCTCCCGGCAAATACTGGCTGCTGGCGCGCTTATTGGGCGAAGACGAATCGCGCGAACGTCCCACGCGCCCCCTGGCTTGGGATGCCACCGAGCGCGCCCGCTTGCGCCGCGAAGCCGAAGCCGCCAAACAGGAAGTTGAATTGAGCGCTTGCCAAACGCTGGCGGATTTCAAATTGCAGTTCACGGCGGCGGGCCGCCCGCGTTGA
- a CDS encoding ABC transporter permease subunit, whose product MKGILAIFRREMSSYFVSPIAYIVIGFFLLIAGYFFSNILSFLMAQAMQAMMQQRQMGPPPEIDVPSLVMRNFTGVISTIVLFMIPMLTMGVYAEERKRGTMEMLMTSPITEFQIVMGKFLASLSLFAIMLMPTLLYQVVMGYYSDPAMPWKVLWSGYLGIFLLGAVLIALGSFISALTESQIIAAVVTFVSFLLLWVLDFGVRGSTTWYGEVLQYCSILRHFDDFTRGVIDTTSLIFYLSLIVLGLFLTLRTLDSMRWRRA is encoded by the coding sequence ATGAAAGGTATTCTTGCCATCTTCCGCCGCGAAATGAGCAGCTATTTCGTTTCGCCGATTGCTTACATCGTGATCGGCTTCTTCCTGCTCATTGCCGGCTACTTCTTCTCAAACATCCTGTCGTTTCTGATGGCCCAAGCCATGCAGGCGATGATGCAACAGCGCCAGATGGGGCCGCCGCCCGAAATTGACGTGCCCAGTCTGGTGATGCGCAACTTCACGGGCGTCATCAGCACCATCGTGCTGTTTATGATCCCGATGCTGACGATGGGCGTCTATGCCGAAGAGCGCAAACGCGGCACGATGGAGATGCTGATGACTTCGCCGATCACCGAATTCCAAATCGTGATGGGCAAGTTCCTCGCTTCGCTGTCGCTGTTCGCAATTATGCTGATGCCAACGCTGCTTTATCAGGTGGTGATGGGTTATTACAGCGATCCGGCCATGCCGTGGAAAGTGCTTTGGTCGGGCTATCTGGGCATCTTCCTGCTGGGCGCGGTGCTAATTGCGCTGGGTTCGTTCATCTCGGCGCTGACCGAAAGCCAGATCATCGCGGCGGTCGTGACCTTCGTCTCGTTCTTGCTGCTCTGGGTGCTGGATTTCGGCGTGCGCGGTTCGACGACCTGGTATGGCGAGGTGTTGCAATACTGCTCGATCCTGCGGCACTTCGACGATTTCACGCGCGGCGTGATTGATACGACCAGCTTGATCTTTTACCTCTCGTTGATCGTGCTGGGCTTGTTCCTGACGTTGCGCACGCTCGATTCGATGCGTTGGCGGCGTGCCTAA
- a CDS encoding carboxypeptidase regulatory-like domain-containing protein — protein MKLSLTTLRHIGALFLGLATCVPVSAQSNNAAARPTGTGVISGRVSIGEKPVMGVVVGLMNGQTFNVSDTGAVVKATTDAEGRYRMNQVPAGSFRVAALAPGYVQTADNALPFEQGKAVNLREGETIENMDFTLARGGVVTGKVMDPAGKPLVEERLSVWQLDAQGRKTSWNPPGAAFPMIQTDDRGLYRIYGLAEGRYLLAAGTSGADNVIVTRVSGTTYKRTFYPDTTDETQAKAIEVSAGGEAKDIDIRLVADTVKGFGVLARVVDADTGVPVPNVRLMYSAIRGERGVMGGSMVIADPQGIARLDGLPTGRYSLTITNIGVGGSAPSDYFSDPVAFEILDGDVEMVEVRAKRGATISGVAVVEGVTDPTVLAKLSELQGSAFSRPSTPSATSMPSFGSNFKINRDGSFRLSGLAPGKVQINLANGRTPTGFSLHRIEVEGTPQQGGIEVAAGQQLNNVRLVLVYGQGVVRGQVQIVGGQLPEGGRVMVSARRTDSQVTGGGGPASPVDARGQFVIQGLSAGEYELTLTAMPKMTMTMVTTSSGNTGGNPANTGTTVVTTTTTTPPTPNPATSATPAFTPKTVKQKVIVPAVGEVPVAMTLDLTPAPPRGN, from the coding sequence ATGAAACTTTCGCTTACAACTTTGCGCCACATCGGGGCGCTCTTCCTTGGCCTCGCCACCTGTGTGCCGGTGAGCGCGCAATCCAATAACGCAGCCGCCAGGCCGACGGGCACGGGCGTGATCTCGGGCCGTGTTTCGATTGGCGAAAAGCCTGTTATGGGTGTAGTCGTGGGATTGATGAACGGGCAAACCTTCAATGTCAGCGACACTGGCGCGGTCGTCAAAGCGACCACTGACGCCGAGGGCCGCTATCGCATGAATCAGGTGCCCGCCGGCAGCTTTCGCGTCGCCGCGCTCGCGCCGGGTTACGTCCAGACGGCGGATAACGCGCTGCCCTTCGAGCAGGGCAAAGCCGTCAATCTGCGCGAAGGCGAAACCATCGAGAACATGGATTTCACCCTCGCGCGCGGCGGCGTCGTCACCGGCAAAGTCATGGATCCGGCGGGCAAGCCGTTGGTCGAAGAGCGCCTCAGCGTTTGGCAATTGGATGCGCAGGGACGCAAGACTTCCTGGAATCCGCCGGGCGCGGCCTTCCCCATGATTCAAACCGATGATCGCGGCCTGTATCGAATTTATGGTTTGGCCGAAGGCCGTTATCTGCTCGCCGCCGGTACCAGCGGGGCCGACAACGTGATTGTCACGCGCGTCAGCGGCACGACCTATAAACGCACCTTTTATCCCGACACCACCGACGAGACCCAGGCCAAAGCCATCGAAGTCTCGGCGGGCGGCGAAGCCAAAGACATTGACATCCGCCTGGTCGCCGACACGGTCAAAGGCTTCGGCGTGTTGGCGCGCGTCGTGGATGCCGACACCGGCGTGCCCGTGCCCAATGTCAGGCTGATGTATTCGGCCATACGCGGCGAACGCGGGGTCATGGGCGGCAGTATGGTGATCGCCGATCCGCAAGGCATAGCCCGGCTCGACGGCCTGCCAACGGGCCGTTACAGCCTTACGATTACCAACATTGGCGTGGGCGGCAGCGCGCCCAGCGATTATTTCAGCGACCCAGTGGCCTTTGAGATTCTCGACGGTGATGTAGAGATGGTGGAAGTGCGTGCCAAACGCGGCGCGACGATCAGCGGTGTGGCCGTTGTCGAGGGCGTAACCGATCCGACAGTGTTGGCGAAACTGAGCGAATTGCAGGGCAGCGCCTTTTCCCGCCCCAGCACACCCAGCGCCACCAGCATGCCCAGCTTTGGTTCCAACTTCAAAATCAACCGCGACGGCAGCTTTCGTCTGAGCGGTCTGGCGCCGGGCAAAGTGCAAATCAACCTAGCGAACGGGCGCACGCCGACGGGCTTTTCGTTGCATCGCATCGAAGTAGAAGGCACGCCGCAACAGGGCGGCATCGAAGTCGCCGCCGGACAGCAACTCAACAACGTGCGGCTGGTGCTGGTTTACGGCCAGGGCGTGGTGCGCGGCCAAGTGCAAATCGTCGGCGGCCAATTGCCCGAAGGCGGGCGGGTAATGGTTTCAGCCCGGCGCACCGACAGCCAAGTGACCGGCGGCGGTGGCCCGGCCAGTCCGGTGGATGCGCGCGGCCAGTTTGTCATTCAAGGCCTGTCTGCTGGTGAATACGAACTGACGCTGACCGCCATGCCGAAGATGACCATGACAATGGTGACAACCAGCAGCGGCAACACGGGCGGCAATCCGGCCAACACGGGCACGACGGTTGTCACGACCACCACTACCACGCCGCCGACACCGAATCCTGCGACTTCTGCCACGCCCGCCTTCACGCCGAAAACCGTCAAGCAAAAAGTGATCGTCCCTGCCGTTGGTGAAGTGCCCGTCGCCATGACGCTCGATCTGACACCCGCGCCGCCGAGGGGGAACTGA
- a CDS encoding carboxypeptidase regulatory-like domain-containing protein: MPGIWLLLWLAAFSVVTPEPPAAQAQTAKRDGTITGQVLDEDGAPVAGLAVELFGRGESNRARQEAKTDAQGEFKFTGLPPQAYRLSLNRLPGYVEEESTAEVYYLGAHILLHLAKGGVISGRVTDEDGEPLTGVTVLARRVRDLAGVPDNAGRWEGWRGTDDRGVYRLYGLQPGRYLVSVNHAANQYNHQSRELSTYYPATTRAEAAEVTVERGAEVTGIDIRHAGRAGQTVSGTLTFAAGTEPAQKESGTAWVGLFNRALREIEYELPWVDGTRFVFKGVAAGEYDLLARSYERNAAPAAPLPVTVKGADINGLTLKLTPLGALAGRVVIEQPAAACQKSALAYDEIVLAAQRVEAGTNAESALPLYSFATPDAVGNFKLPMLTPGRYALQFTLPFGWYVKTLERSQPAAARAAAKDFGVPLKSGESLTGLLATLLGSAASLRGVVESKAALPPRLRVHLIPADPTWADEVLRYAEAPVNAGRFAFDNLAPGKYWLLARPLADDESSERATRPVAWDANERAKLRREAEAAKQEISLATCQRAADFKLPYTTPAKAK, from the coding sequence GTGCCTGGCATCTGGCTGCTGCTTTGGTTGGCGGCGTTCAGCGTCGTGACGCCAGAACCGCCTGCCGCGCAAGCACAAACGGCCAAGCGCGACGGCACAATCACCGGGCAGGTGCTCGACGAAGACGGCGCTCCCGTGGCGGGCCTGGCGGTCGAACTCTTCGGACGGGGCGAGTCCAACCGCGCCCGGCAAGAAGCCAAGACTGATGCGCAGGGCGAGTTCAAATTCACCGGCCTGCCGCCGCAAGCTTACAGGCTCTCGCTCAACCGCCTGCCGGGTTATGTGGAGGAAGAATCAACCGCTGAGGTTTATTACCTGGGCGCGCACATCCTGCTGCATCTGGCGAAAGGCGGCGTCATCAGCGGGCGCGTCACTGATGAGGACGGCGAACCCTTGACCGGTGTGACTGTGCTCGCCCGGCGCGTGCGTGATCTGGCGGGCGTGCCCGACAACGCTGGCCGTTGGGAAGGCTGGCGCGGCACGGATGATCGCGGTGTTTATCGCCTCTACGGATTGCAACCGGGCCGCTATCTGGTCAGCGTCAATCACGCGGCCAATCAATACAACCACCAGAGCCGCGAACTTTCCACCTATTATCCGGCGACCACGCGCGCGGAGGCCGCCGAAGTCACGGTGGAGCGCGGCGCTGAAGTCACCGGCATTGACATCCGCCATGCCGGGCGCGCTGGGCAAACCGTCAGCGGCACATTGACGTTTGCCGCTGGAACGGAGCCGGCCCAAAAAGAGTCGGGCACGGCTTGGGTGGGTTTGTTCAATCGGGCGCTACGCGAGATCGAATATGAACTGCCCTGGGTGGATGGCACGCGCTTCGTGTTCAAAGGCGTGGCCGCTGGCGAATACGATTTGCTGGCGCGCTCTTACGAACGCAATGCCGCGCCAGCCGCGCCGTTGCCCGTGACGGTGAAAGGCGCGGACATCAATGGTCTGACGTTAAAGCTGACTCCGCTGGGCGCGCTGGCGGGCCGGGTCGTCATCGAACAGCCTGCGGCGGCTTGTCAGAAAAGCGCCTTGGCCTATGACGAAATCGTCTTGGCCGCACAACGCGTGGAAGCCGGCACAAATGCCGAGAGCGCCCTGCCGCTCTATTCCTTTGCCACGCCTGATGCGGTGGGAAATTTCAAATTGCCTATGTTGACGCCGGGCCGTTACGCGCTGCAATTTACGCTGCCGTTTGGCTGGTACGTCAAAACGCTTGAACGTTCGCAGCCAGCGGCGGCCCGCGCCGCGGCAAAGGATTTTGGCGTGCCCTTGAAAAGCGGCGAGAGTTTGACGGGTTTACTCGCGACGCTATTGGGCAGCGCGGCCAGCTTGCGCGGCGTGGTTGAAAGTAAAGCCGCCTTGCCGCCGCGTTTGCGCGTGCACCTGATTCCGGCTGACCCGACTTGGGCTGACGAAGTGTTGCGCTATGCCGAAGCGCCCGTGAACGCTGGGCGCTTCGCGTTCGACAATCTCGCGCCCGGCAAATACTGGCTGCTGGCGCGCCCGCTCGCCGACGACGAATCGAGCGAACGCGCCACACGCCCGGTTGCCTGGGATGCCAACGAGCGCGCAAAGTTGCGCCGCGAGGCTGAAGCCGCCAAACAGGAAATCAGCTTGGCCACGTGCCAGCGGGCGGCAGATTTCAAATTGCCATATACCACTCCGGCCAAGGCGAAATAA